The Dermacentor silvarum isolate Dsil-2018 chromosome 7, BIME_Dsil_1.4, whole genome shotgun sequence genomic sequence GGAAAGACTTCCTCCTCTGCGGGGATGTCAATGCCCACCACACCGCCTGGGGAAGCCGCCGTTGCTGCCCACGAGGCCAAGGACTGTGGGACGTCGTGAACCAACTAGGCCTGTCAATTCTCAACACCGGAGCACCCACATTcatccggcgcgcggcgcagGTGGTCCTATCCGCCATCGATGTCAGCCTGGCAACGGAGGGCTGTAACTACACGTGGGCAGCACTTCCGGACAGCTGGGGGTCGGACCATTTTCCTCTCCTGTTCAACCCGTTCAGAGGCGAGACCGCTAGGAGTAGGGAGTGCCTCACTGTCGATTGGAGGGCCTTTCGCAAGCACTGCCAGAAAGATGCTGACTCCGGGACCTTTCTCCAGCTGGTAGCGGACAGTGCAAAAGGGGCCACCATCCGTTCCACGTCTCAGGTGGGCCAGCCAGTCCCGGACATCCAGCACCTAAAACTGCGAGCCGCGAGGCGCCGCGCAGAGCGCATAGCACTGCGCATCTCTCGACCGGAACACTGGACAGCGTTCCGCCGTGTAGACGCCGTCTGCAGGCGTCATGCTCGGCGACGCCGAAATCAGAGTTGGCAGGGCGTTTGCTGTTCCATCAACCGCTCTCTCAACGGACCACAAGCCTGGCGCCTCCTGACGTCACTCCTGTTGGCGCCCCGTGCACACGCCAGGTACTCTCCGTAGCGGTCCACATGGGCATAAGCGCGGGTAACCTGGCCGAGCTTCTCGCGGACCAATTCGCGGCCAGACCCCCAGCCCTGCAGGCACCACCTCCAGAGGCAGCCGCCCTGTCAATCCCATCCTCCTGCCATCATGCGGACTGGGTGGCTGCACAAATACAGGCACTGTGCAGCGAACCAATCCGCGTGTACGAGTTGAAGGCGGCACTCGATCAGACCAGGCGATGCAGTGCtccgggagctgacagaatcacattccaaatgctgtgcaacttggctgatgccgagaaggagcggctcctcgagtgtttcaacaccatctgggacactggtgtcctcccggagagctggctggttgcagtggtgacaccaatcttgaaatcccggaagcctgccatagccctaCCCTCATATAGGCCGGTGTCCCTCACTTCAGCCGCCTGCAAGGCGATGGAAAGGGTGGCACTGCACGCCTAGAGTGGATTGCTGCCCAACTCCAGTACTTCCCGGAGCAGCAGTCAGGCTTCAGATGTCAACGCTGCACGGCAGACTCTATCTCCGATGTGGTGGCCACCCTGGAGGATGCCAAAGCCACGGGGGACGTGGCAATGTTGGTGCTTCTGGACGTCAAGAGTGCCTTTGACGGACTTCCACATGCGGTCATCAAGGCCTGCCTAGACCGCCTCGGCCTGAGCGGCTGCCTCAGACGCTTCATTTCCGCATTCCTGACCGGCAGAACCTTCCGGGTGCGCGTTGGACAGGAACTCAGCGAGCCCAGGGATATCAcgactggcgtcccacagggatcggtgctcagccctttcccgttcaacatggctctcgcgggcctacccgcatctctcccggcggacccacggttccctgttcgctgctccatttatgccgacgacgtggcactctgggcccgggggccgaggaagttcgtgccatccattcggtgctcgctacaacgggcactagatgcggtgaccgcattccttggtagcataggcctcaccgtctccacagccaagaccgaggccatgctgattcatccactggcctcagctcgacgctacacaaagcagctgaagattgctggccgtgccctaccttggcagcaaatggtcacttacctggggctcgccattgaccaccggctcacgtggattcctgcagccaaagccgccactaccaaggtgcgccgcgtgcagggagctgtcagcaagctgcagcaacatggccgtggctgcaacacaaagtgggcgctgcggctgaaccaggccgcagcaacgtccgtgctcttgtatgcccttccattggtcaacctcactcgggccaggagagagcagctggagggtctgcacagaggtgctattaggagtatcctagggctcccaaagtattcaacattcaccagcctctgcaacgctg encodes the following:
- the LOC119459384 gene encoding uncharacterized protein LOC119459384 — encoded protein: MGISAGNLAELLADQFAARPPALQAPPPEAAALSIPSSCHHADWVAAQIQALCSEPIRVYELKAALDQTSRLQGDGKGGTARLEWIAAQLQYFPEQQSGFRCQRCTADSISDVVATLEDAKATGDVAMLVLLDVKSAFDGLPHAVIKACLDRLGLSGCLRRFISAFLTGRTFRVRVGQELSEPRDITTGVPQGSILMGQNSNT